The Lactuca sativa cultivar Salinas chromosome 2, Lsat_Salinas_v11, whole genome shotgun sequence genome includes the window ataaactattttacATTGTCACTtcaattatttcaaacctacttgttcaacagactacattggtctcacaagtacttcgttcgatttctgtcttatatcaagatcaggaattctgaattgaagcaaaagccacccaaataagcctaattaaaggaagcctttcaatacttctcaataagtgtctgatcattatttaacgggaaaccacacaaacactttaaagtctctcttgactttgaaggaagagattcgtgcccgggatccattgtttcgtgtctttattgacatcacaaaatccctcatatgtgttgctttatttctttttcttttacactctaagcactgaaatctttttgattttccaacatTCTGGTTTCATCAGTTACAAGGCATATTTTTTAATGGGATGTGAAGTTATAAAagggttgtggttaatattgatccacgtgggcaATTTTACTTTAAGATGTCGTTAactctaaaaggataagatgatAAGCTACTGACTCaagcgggagtccaatcgatttgatttcaaacggcgctagaAGGCCCggcgtgcgaattggaaccgtttcatttaaaaacggcgcctgatgggaaggtgtgtgaatcgggactgacactctctctcatgcgtaatcatcggtgaTACCAACTATCACGCATCCATcacttccgaaaaacccttcgtatttccctcgaagatttgggacagattcttatctctcctctacccacagtataaaaggtaacgtaaaccattgtttacctctttactgcacccatattTCAAAGAGCAAGAATACCTTCAAgcattctactgttcatcatctctcccatcttcttcacaacaatggcgaattcttcatcagttcatgctacttccCACATCCTCCCGATTCGTCCCCAatagagtttgatcattgatcttactcctcaggtctATGATGCATTCATGTTCTCGataatcgaatgcctcaagtactcgctgattgctcctgctctcaccaaagttgaagcagttcctatggagttcttatCTAAAATCttcgccactgctcattacgacaaggcagtcgacaggatcttcttcgacGTGCTCGATTAcaaggcgtcaatctccaagcagaggttttgctcaattttagggtttgaacctgattcaactagggttaaccctgaatcgattctggtgggtcacatgttctctatgttctacaacatggggtatactgaggtgctgacaacggtcacgaagttcaagaaatcatgtctgcctcctcagtggaatgggttgtttacagtgctgttcaaggggctgtctgaacgcagtgctggatcagacggagcaagtcgtctgttcatctcgattctgtacgggatctacaacggTATCAACTTGGACTACgggttggtcctatggcaacagttGATTCAGAGTCTGTCTTCTACATCTTGGCATTCCAAGATTTCCTACGCTCGTTTTTGGACTCTTattacaaaatgggtgatggacaagtacctcgtccccattgttgcaggttctccaatgtcttcgattggtactttccataccacaaaGATCATTGTCTCCAATGCCTCCAAGTTCCAATTCAATGGCTCTATCCCTGAGTCGATGTATGGAGACGTTCCTGTCGACAGTCGCATTATTAAAACATACAAGGAGTTTTGACACTCTGGTCCGAGAGAGCTTACTcctgaaatgctcaagtccatccatgaagTTGACAAGCCTGCGCCAAGGGGAAAGAAAACTGACAAAGGCAAAGACAAGCAAGTTggtaagggagcgaaaggcccatctcccaagaaacgAAAAACCACCAAGGTTGTCCAATCCCCTCcgctgaagaagagaaaaactcaaccaaggcgaaagctgattatcgcttcctcctcaagtgaatctgaggaagagagttctgCCTCTAATGgatctcctcgtggtaacactccaccacgatcgccTACTCCAGAAGTTCACTTTTCCACTTCTCCAATCTCTTCTCCACCAgttaccattcctatttctattccccccccccccccccccataaactCCACCACTGAAGTCTTTTGCTTCTCTTCGTCAGACTCTCTCAGACGACAATTCAGTGTTTAAGGCAACGATTGAGGAACAATTGACTAAGCTCCatgaggatcttgcagctgaaaactccctcatggacgctcttgcaagaaagaccaccgctctgaaggtcaagagtcttcaactctccaattctcaaaaggagattgagtctcttcgatctgaaagagaggtcatttcatcatgtgtttcggatgtccacacatccatttcaaacatcctggaagcacatgacccaatactcaactattctgtgaggcatgatcttgcagaaaaacttgctcctgccctctctCTCCTAAGCAATATTGAAGgtctccttgatttcgtgtccattccaaaacaagggggagaaaaagaaaatgtgtctcaaccacctcctgcttcaacagcaactcacacaaccgaacctcctcctacatgccaagcctcaggttcgggtgtaaaagacaagggcaagaaaattgctgaggagagtgatgaagataaggagaccattgccgatcTTCTGAAGAAGCAAGGTCGAGATAGAGATGCTGAGATCAGCGCTCGtgtagctagagaggctgaagaagccgaaagaagacagaaagaagctcacgaccttctcgagagcagaaaactctttttcctccttggactcttgagaagttgctgaaagaagctATCGATactccaagcatcttgtggctagaaccggtgATCTCTCTAGATCGTTCTAATattgtcgattctcagttcgacatgccactgacccgaaaggcgttcgtattccatgcctttgacaacattgctgagttcTTTCATCCTTatccaaaggttgacagggacttagtcgatttctatctgagggccgctcaaccacagtaccaaacatggagcgctcagaagattatcaatgcTCGGGTTCTAAAGCCATacagggaaggaaacttcaccaatgttcggtttaaggtgctgagaggatctgcgaagaccgaacatgccatctcgcttgctaatcttcccaacttgaatccacatgacttgatcatcttgcacaacatccttcttacaaacgaagcagaatatggtccgatcattgaccacttcaaaaggatgcttgtctgctatatcatggaagtcgccaagatggatcaggagatagcgagcgtattcaagaaaaagcctaccatatctcctttTGGCTCAAcaagtgacctaaacatgatgcagatgggaaagatagacccgaagagaaactccgttatgtttaccagaaacgaaggccagaaatgtcttttcgctttggcagacaaacacctctataccactgcatgtctggaacatgtcttagggatcattcatcggtgcaagcagaacacagcggatgacaagaagtactttgatgatatgattcaatggtacattcgcttcagacagacaatcctcgcccttatctcgcgtctgtttgatacaaccaagaaggttccagcagctggtccaagcaagaagaaatgatagtctTGCTCCatattgacgcaaagggggagattgttaggtccagttttgTGTTGTGtatttgggctcgttagctagtccaagttttgtctctggtatgggcctgtccatccgtgagttttatatagggtttattataaatagatgcttgcatgtaTCCTAGAATGTAACGATTAGATAAGAATTGATAAAGATTTTCTAGcgtattcatcgttcttattttgtaatcctagaatcctctacagcggaagttcttaatcgagctctgctgaagATTTagttaatctaatcattcgactcattcatatccatacttgtgttttatctcactgtttttacgttctttatttacctgttacaaagatctaatcgatcaaagagttcttATAACTCATCAATATCCATAATCAATGGCATCACCTTCCATATCGAGTATCTCTAATCATTCAAGTACGCTTTCTTAATTTTACTTGAACGGTTTGTGTTTTCAAATTGATTAGAAAACGGTCATGGGAAATTTGATTTAAAAAATTAACCTTCAACAGAAACCTCAAGGGGTGTTTAGTAATTTtcgtatttatttttttatttatcttttttttaaaAGGTAAATCTAACCTACTCCTTAAATTCACTTATGTCCACGACGGTTCATGAACCTTTAACCTCAAGGAGGAAGGGCAATACCAGATACCACTGGGCAAGAAACCCTTTGgtatttttgtattatttatatAGTAGATCTTATGCTTTATTTATAGTAGATCTTAGGTTTATAGTTACATCATAGGTTGAGGGTTGTCGTTCCATGGAAGCCAAATTTTTTTTCCATCATTATTGGAGATCCCACAAGTCTCGAAATTTAGGCCATCTGGCTTTATTTGCAAGTATTAAGCTAATAGTATTTGATATCCAATTTGAGCtaatagtattttttttatttgagacGCTACTATACAGTGGAAGGAGAGGTATACATAATCAGTTGAGGGGTATGAATCATGATAACTGCTCAATCATATACTCTAAACAATCTAAAAACCATATACAACACAAGATGGCATAACATCAACAGTTCTCATTCAATTAAGAACTAGTTGGTTTACATCAACTTACAAGAAAACCCTCTCTACAAAGAACACTAAGCACTCTACAACCATCCTTACTACAACCCTCACCTAATCTAATCACTCAATCAGACAACGATTGAAGAACAGATGAACAAACCCTAATTCTATCAGAGAGAAGACAACTATACACAGAGAATCACATAGAACAAAAAGACTCGATAATGACCAAATTACATAGAGACCAAACAATATATACTTCAGGTTCGGAATGGATCGAATACTACCCAGACCTATTGTAACTCGAGATAATCTGACTAAAAATAGATCTGTGTGTTTTGACATATTTGAGATAATGTGAGCCCCAGTCCTAAAGATCATCAGGATTACACATTTATCCCTTCTTGCAAATAAGAATAACAAACCAACTATACATAATTTGCAATTCTAACCCTATAGAAATAAATAAACAGCATACGGATACAAAAAGGATATAAATCAATGATAAGTTTGTAAATGTAAACATGTACTTATTTTAACAGCCCCCCTCAAACTTAATCATTAttaaaatccaattaaaactttcCTTGAAACAGGTCTTTAAAACCCATTCTCtcacataaaatattattttgaaaatctccCATAGACttggtaaaaatatcagcaatgTTGTGAGCATAATCAACTTTAAAAACTTCAACAACACCCTTTGatacatgatctttgatgaaatgagtGTCAACatcaaaaatttttgttttctcATGGAAAACAGGATTCAAAACCAATTTGATAGCTGactcattatcacaaaatattGACATAggatttaaacttttaattccaagatcaaacaaagttttcaatatacatataacttcACAAGTTGAAACATGAACTGCTCTACATTGATTCCACAGAAGAACGAGAAATGGTTTCATGTTTCTTGCTTTTCCAGGAAATCTGAGAGTCCCTAAGAAAGAGAGAATAACATGTAATAGAATGACGAGATGCAAGACACTTCGCCTAATCACCATCCATAAAACCTTTTAGAATTAAattttatgatttaataatagaAACACCTATTCCTGGATTACTCTTCAGATACCTAAGTAATCTTAGAGCAATATTAAAATTAGATTTTCAAGGTGAGTGCATAAATTGACTCAAAACTTGAACTACATATGATATATCAGGTAGAGTAATAGTCAAATATATAATTTACCTATCAGTTTTTGAAAAAATAGTAATATCATGTAACAAAACATCGTTTTTATCTAATCCATCACCTCTAACAACAAGATTACATTCTAGAGGTGTCTTAACATGTTTACACCCTAATATTCAAAACTCATGAAGTAACTCTAAACAGTATTTCCTTCTGTTTAAAGAAATACCTTTTTCTATATCAACAACTTCAATTCCAAATTAAAAAATCAACTTTCCAAGatctttaatcaaaaatttagATCTTAAAAAAATCCTTAACAAGATTAATTTCATCAATGTTGTTACTAGTAAGGATGATATCATCCAGATAAACAAGTAAGAAAAGAGAACAATCATTTATGGTTCTAACAAAAAGAGAAAATTCATTAATACTTTGAACAAAACCAAATTCACAAAGAGAACTACACAACTTCTCATTCTAAATCCTAGGGGCCTGATTGAGCCCGTATAAAGATTTAACAATTTACAAACTAGGGTATCATCCTTACTATAGTAACCAAGAGGCAAAGACATATATGCATCTTCATCTAATTCGCCATAAAGGAAAGCATTATTAATATCTAACTGAAACAAAATCCAGCGAAAATTAACAGCAAGAGTGATAACAAAATTAACAACAAGAGTGATAACAGTTCTAATAATTACCATTTTGGCAACCGGAGAAAAAGATTCTTCGTAATCAATCTTATCTCTCTGATTATATCTATTGGCAACTAACCTAGCCTTAACCCTCTCAACCTCACCATtagatttatattttattttataaacccaTTTACAACCATTGGGTTTTCTATCAGAGGGTAATTTACAAACAATCTAAGTTTGATTTTGATGTAAAGCTTCCATTTCCGAAACCCAATTAGGATCCATGGCATCTTCATAGTAAGATTGAGGTTCAATAGTTTTATTTAGATTAGTAGCAAAACATTTATTTTCAAAACTCAAAAAAGATGAATTCACAGATTTCTCAATTCCATACTTATACTTGCCTTCAACAATATAGTCACTCAATCTTTGAGGAAACCTAGACTAACAATTAGAACTTCTATTATTTAAAGACTGATCATTAAGAGAATTAGAAGGACCAATGTTTTCCTTATAACTCCCAAGTGTTTCAGAAGTAGTCATACCAGGTTTCAAATTGTGCATACCATAACTCTTAGTACCATCCTGAGCAGAGTCAAGTGCACCAAAATTAGAGATACCATCCTGACTAGCATCAGTTGTATTTGAAGGTTGATTTATATTTAACTCACCATCCTGATAGCTTCTACCAGAGACACTATCAAACTGAACATCAATAAGACTTTCAGAAGAAAGTGTTTCATCATTGAAAAAAGGGTCCCACCAATTGTTATTATTAGAGCTAGAGAACTTATGTAACTGAGATGCTTCATCAGAAAAGGAATTcattttaaaaaggaaaatagTGTTATAGAACTTCACATCCCTGGAGAAAAAGAAAACACTATTATCAAGACTATACAATTTATAACCTTTCTTAACATTGGAATAGCCAACCAAAATGCAATTTTCAGACCTTTCAGAAAATTTATCATGATTATTTAGAATTGTTGCAAAACATAAGCACCCAAAGACTCTAATCTTATCATAAGCAGGAAAACTCTTATATATCATTTCATAAGGAGTTTTCCCATTCAAAACAGataaaggtgttctatttattaAAAAACAGCAGTCATAACAGCTTCACCCTAAAAACTTTTAGGTAAACCGGATTGAAATAACAAGGATCTAGAAATGTTAAGATGATGCATGTGTTTCCTCtccacaacaccattttgttgtggagtatgaaCACATGAAGTTTGATGAATAAGAcccttatttataaaaaaaaaataataaataagtaaataaataaataaaacttttcATTCTTGTGTTTACAAACTCAGTAACATTATCAGATGTTACAGACTTGAATTTAATACTAAACTGAGTTTCCAAAAAACATACAAAACCATGAAAGTAAGAAAAAAACTTCTTCTTTAGACTTTGTCAAATAAATCCAAGTAGCTCTattaaaatcatcaacaatagtaAGAAAAAACCTAAAACTTCCTAGAGCATTAACTTTATAAGGACCCCAAACATCCAAGTGAATGAAGTCACCAAGAACATTATACTTGTGTTTGCTTAAAGGAAATGGCTCTCCGGTTTGCTTAGATTTATAACAGAACTCACATGGCATTACAGACTCATCATAAAAATTAAGAACTGGTTTTAAAATATTTACAGCTTGATCAGTAGGATACCAAGCCTATGATGCCATGTAACATTAGAAATAAAGCATTTAGAATTATGATTAAAAATCTTAGACCCACCTAAAGATTGACTTTCAAGATAGTATAGGCCTCCAGATTCTTTACCAGTTTCCATGTACAATGAACCCTTGACAAAACTATGATtttcatcaaaggtgactttACATTTGTTTTCCTTACAAAGCTTATGAATAGAGAGAAGATTAACATGGAAGTCAGGTATTACAAAAACATCAGTTAAGGATACAGAATTAGAAAAATTCATATTTCCTATTTTGTTAATCTTCGCAGAAGTTCCATTAGGATGATCAACCATAAGGTTGAGCTTGGAAACATCAACAAGATCAACAAGTTGTGATCCAGAAGCAGACATATGTTGACTGGCTCCTGAATCAACAATCCATTTTTTATCCTTTAAACAAACATTGTTACATCTAATACCTGCCATGTTGACATTCATAGAAGTCTCGACAGGGAGATTTTTATCGTTAAGAAGGACTATAAGTTTAGAATAGTGATCTCTTGTCAATTGTTAGGTGCAATTTGTGCACCttttgcacaccttttagtcccttttcataCATCTATTTAGCATAACTATTCTtcctttttcttgcatttcatcatattcatgttagtctctagaacaaccttatttgcacacgttcatgtctttttcaggtaaaccggaggtTGGAACGTGCCTTAGGAAGAGCCAGGAAGCAATGGTGAAGATTTTgggatgatcgggcgaagaatgaaaaagttggaaaaatcaagtttggaattggagTCAGAGAGGTACACGGGGCGTGTTGAATTTACACTGAAAAGTGCACACGGGGCATGTTGAATTTACACTGAAAAGTGGGCACGGGGCGTGTTTGACCAAGAAGAAGTTGTTGACCATGTTGAACACGGGTCGTGTCAGTTTAGTGCGAATCAACATGGGCCCTGTTGGCTACTAAACACAACTTGTATCAGTTTAGCCTATTTTGACACAGGTCGTGTTCGACCCAAAAAAACTGCCTTTTGACAGTTgttcctatctttcatattacgggaTGAGGGCCATTTTTACACACACACATGATACCAGAGCACACTGGGTGAAggaatttcaaaggtttttgCAAGGATTTAATTTGTTATCATTTGGAAGCATTACTTCCCTTAATTGTAAGTCGTAATTGCACATCATTTCCATCTTTACAACTTGTGATTTTGTTCTAGCAATGTGTGGccagaaccctagtttctccaacttcatgttttgacttcttagTGGTGATTTCAATCATATCACTTGATGTTTGCTTTTAATTTCTGTCTAGTGAAATTGATTTTGCTTTATTTGAaagtttgattctaattgtgattcttattaaccatttgaattagggttaggtcattctgtgacaacccaaaatttctagctTTCATTCTTCATTGTAATTAAAGTTAGCTTCattttgctattttataatgaagttttgggtctaaAAGAGTGCTTAAAGCTTAGTATATTTGAGTTACGTGTCGGAGGATGGATTACATTGGGTCTAGCATTGGAAAAAcaggccaaacacaccaaacctGGTGTGTGCGGCCGAACACTagtgtgtgcggccagccagccgcacacaggccaaccacacacacctccagccgcactcaccctcctatatatactatccttagtcattttgatcatttcttacacttctacaaagcaaggacccgaaaatcctctcaagtatcatccggaaaggtaacatctttcaccaagaacaccaagaacaccaagttttCTGACAGCACATGCcttctggcagcacacctggccgcacacagggccgcacacacattctggccgcacacacacatatagtgtgtattttggccatacactctcttgtatagccttataacccttcatacaatcatatatggttgtaacacttcaatataagtgtttactagtccctaaggtggtcccaattcattaattagttgttcgtaacactaattatattcatatatgtgccaatacatgctaaataggattcgcgtgtgtactcaagtcaccacttggcacttagcaacagatccaacattgtcatcagaaccactcactacaggtgagttcacaccctaaattaacctttgaaaggttttaaatgcttttatgggggggaatactagttgaataattatagttattacatcaatcacatgtgattaatgactaccaagcaaatggttttcttactttccaaactatttatcaaactgttttacctcaaactgtcttacaaactcctttaattgtcaaatacttttacttaaactcttttaaacttatattctgTGTATCtgtataaatatagttatataagtaggattgaaaggacttaggactgctagtctACCCTAcatcctgttcttgtttgatgtggtcttagggtatcaaggttagttgttcgaaggtcgtttgaatcctagttatatattatgtatatgtatatagatataaaaggttATTTCTTTCATCCAAttcaatgcccttgggtagcaagagtataaaaacatgttcatactttactagtaagctaccaaaggggtagtttaggaagatactattactagaacaatgaaacatacaatgagtcagttcatacatgagtcaatacatactatgatgagaatcaacCATGAAAtagagtgatgagaaacaaacaatagacactatgatgagaaacaaacatacaggctacatagagaaagaacacacaatacagctagcacacaaaTCACATTTCATATACATTAACCAcctttatgtgagccattaagcagggcatggcactacctgccatgactgtttttgtatcaAAATCTCCTTCATTGGAGAGCgtattgagtttgcgtatagatctatactggattgactatcctacaccttgctgctcgctacagtgggacttgcaagtctacgggtgccaaacgtcattt containing:
- the LOC111888343 gene encoding uncharacterized protein LOC111888343, whose translation is MAGASQHMSASGSQLVDLVDVSKLNLMVDHPNGTSAKINKIGNMNFSNSVSLTDVFVIPDFHVNLLSIHKLCKENKCKVTFDENHSFVKGSLYMETGLGLIHQTSCVHTPQQNGVVERKHMHHLNISRSLTPLSVLNGKTPYEMIYKSFPAYDKIRVFGCLCFATILNNHDKFSERDVKFYNTIFLFKMNSFSDEASQLHKFSSSNNNNWWDPFFNDETLSSESLIDVQFDSVSGRSYQDGELNINQPSNTTDASQDGISNFGALDSAQDGTKSYGMHNLKPGMTTSETLGSYKENIGPSNSLNDQSLNNRSSNCKYKYGIEKSVNSSFLSFENKCFATNLNKTIEPQSYYEDAMDPNWVERVKARLVANRYNQRDKIDYEESFSPVAKMLDINNAFLYGELDEDAYMSLPLGYYSKDDTLVCKLTINDCSLFLLVYLDDIILTSNNIDEINLVKDFFKI